AATGTGGTGGAGAGGGCAAATAAAATCGCTCCCTTTCTCGTCTATGACAAGGACCCTTATATAGTTTTAAATGAAGGAAAGCTCTACTGGATACTTGATGCATACACCATTAGCTCAGGCTTTCCCTATTCAGAGCTTTATATGGGTATAAACTACATAAGAAATTCGGTTAAAGTCATAATAGATGCCTATGACGGAACTACAGATTTTTACCTTGCAGATGAAAATGATCCCCTTGCCGTCACCTACAGCAGAGTATTCCCGGGGCTTTTTAAGAGCCTGAATGAAATGCCCCAGGGCTTTAAGGAGCATTTCAGGTATCCCCAGGACATATTCAGCATACAGGCTGAAGTTTATAAAAAATACCATATGACAAATGCAGGAGTATTTTATAACAGGGAGGATATGTGGGCTATTCCGGGAGAAAGCAATGTACAGGAGCAGCAAACAAAAGCGGAGCCCCTATATCTTAACATGAAGCTTCCGGAGGAAGAAAAGGAAGAATTCATATTGATGACACCTTTTACGCCATCAGGCAAGGATAATATGGTGGCTTGGCTGGGAGCAAGGTCGGAGGGAGAGCATTACGGAAAGCTCATATTATATAAATTTCCCAAGCAGAAGATGACCTATGGGCCTATGCAGTTTAAAGCCAGAGTCAATCAGGATTCCACCATATCAAAGGAATTGGCTCTTTGGGATCAGCAGGGCTCCAGCGTGCTGCAGGGGAATGTAATTATAGTTCCCATTGAAGAATCCTTGATATACGTTATGCCGGTTTATATAAGGTCTACCGGCACCAACAGCATACCTGAAATGAAAAGGGTTGTTTTAGGCTACGGGGAAAAGATTGTCATGGAGGAGACACTGGATAAGGCGCTTCAAAATATTTTTGACATGAAGATTGAAGATACCGCTCCGCAGGTTCCAGAGGTCAATGAGCCTCCCATACCGGATTCTCAGATGGAGGATCTGATACTCAAGGCAAATGAGGCCTTTAATAAGGCAAAGGAAGCACAGCAAATGGGAGACTGGGCGGAATATGGTATCAGGTTAGATGAGCTTCAGAGCATATTAAATGAGATGAACCAATCGGTACAAAGCGAATAATTAATAAGAATCCCGGCTAAATATTATTTTACCGGGATTTTTTCATATAGGCCTGTATATAAATAGAGTATAGTTTAATTATGAAGGGATGATTATAATAAGGCATAAAAAAGCAGCGGTTATTATTATTTTAATCATATTTATATTTACATCGGGGTGCAGTAAAAACTCAGTCATAAATTCATTATTTACAGGTTATAGAAACAGATATGAAATAAGTGTTTATTATAAACCGGAGGACCGTTACATATTCGGCACCCAGAAATTGTTCTATAAAAACACGGAGGATATTGAGCTTAACGACATATATTTTCATCTGTACCCAAATGCTTTTTCACAAGCTGAAACAGCCCCCATGATTGGTGATATAAGGGATAATTACCCCTCTGGCTTCAACCCGGGGAAAATTGATATAATAAACGTATGGGTCAACGGTGTTTCATCTAAGTGGGCTGTGGAAGGACAGGACAAAACAATTTTAAAGGTGGAGCTGAATAAGCCCATAAAGCCTCAATCCACCATGGAAATTAGGATAGATTTCGGGGAAAAGCTGCCGCTGTCCCGGACGGATTTTGGAGCCTATAACGGGATCGCTTCTTTTGAAAACTGGTATCCCGTATTATGTGTATATGATAATGAAGGATGGCACACAGAACCCAGCTGCAAAATGGGAGAGGCAAATTTCAGCGAGGTTTCGGATTATTATGTGGATATAGACCTGCCTGAGAATGAGCTTGTTGCGTCCACAGGCGATATAAAAAAAGAAAAAGCTCTTGATAATAACAGAAAGATCATATCAATAGAGGCAAAGAATGTACGGGATTTTACCTGGGTAAGTAGCAGCAAATTTCAAATGGCAGAACTTGAGCATAATGGCATAGAAATAAGATCCTTCTTTTTAAATGAAGACAGGGAAAGAGGGATTAAAGTTCTTGATTATGCATCAAAAGCCATGGATTTCTTCTCTGAGAGCTTTGGAGAATATCCCTATAAAAGCTTTGATATTGTAGAAACTCCCCTTTACGGCGGAGCCATGGAATACCCTCTTTTAACGGCGGTAGGGGAACAGTATTATAAATATCTTGAGGAAAAAAATCTGGAAGCTGCAGTAGCCCACGAAATAGCACATCAATGGTGGTATGTAATAGTGGGGAATAACGAATATGTGGATCCTTGGCTGGACGAAGCTCTTGCTACATATTCCGAGGCTATGTATTTTGAAAAATACTACGGGGAAGCTGCTTTCAAAGAGAAAATAAATACCCGGGTGGGAATGGCCAGGTTTAACAGGGTTCCCATGGATTCCATGGATAAATTTAAAACAGGAAGCGAATACAACATCGTAGTATATATACAAGGGGCTTACATACTGGATGAATTCAGGAACAAAGTTGGGAATGAA
The Oxobacter pfennigii genome window above contains:
- a CDS encoding M1 family metallopeptidase — protein: MIIIRHKKAAVIIILIIFIFTSGCSKNSVINSLFTGYRNRYEISVYYKPEDRYIFGTQKLFYKNTEDIELNDIYFHLYPNAFSQAETAPMIGDIRDNYPSGFNPGKIDIINVWVNGVSSKWAVEGQDKTILKVELNKPIKPQSTMEIRIDFGEKLPLSRTDFGAYNGIASFENWYPVLCVYDNEGWHTEPSCKMGEANFSEVSDYYVDIDLPENELVASTGDIKKEKALDNNRKIISIEAKNVRDFTWVSSSKFQMAELEHNGIEIRSFFLNEDRERGIKVLDYASKAMDFFSESFGEYPYKSFDIVETPLYGGAMEYPLLTAVGEQYYKYLEEKNLEAAVAHEIAHQWWYVIVGNNEYVDPWLDEALATYSEAMYFEKYYGEAAFKEKINTRVGMARFNRVPMDSMDKFKTGSEYNIVVYIQGAYILDEFRNKVGNEMFLEILKSYFETYKFKNANTDDFITIATDICGNEAATFLKNRLSGKN